A single region of the Halobellus ruber genome encodes:
- a CDS encoding DUF5807 family protein — protein sequence MGDRSAFLDGERHDDVALFLTESYLDSQGKLPKMGESVDSGYVLVVPGDDGRRAFAAGTGMEAMEFARGAMETRGHVSRDLDGGECPRREADAESSHEVEFVFAFSEERNAEVGGLYARGDVIHAYAHCACGASYSDKWVVGEERETGVQPGGFEPVEATE from the coding sequence ATGGGCGATCGTTCCGCGTTCCTCGACGGCGAGCGTCACGACGACGTCGCGCTGTTTCTCACCGAATCCTATCTCGACAGCCAGGGGAAGCTTCCAAAGATGGGCGAGTCCGTCGACTCGGGGTACGTCCTCGTCGTCCCGGGCGACGACGGCCGGCGGGCGTTCGCCGCGGGGACGGGAATGGAGGCGATGGAGTTCGCCCGCGGCGCGATGGAGACCCGCGGTCACGTCTCCCGGGACCTCGACGGCGGCGAGTGTCCGCGGCGCGAGGCCGACGCCGAATCGTCCCACGAGGTCGAGTTCGTCTTCGCGTTCTCCGAGGAACGGAACGCAGAGGTCGGCGGGCTGTACGCCCGCGGCGACGTGATCCACGCCTACGCCCACTGCGCCTGCGGCGCGAGCTACTCCGACAAGTGGGTCGTCGGCGAGGAACGGGAAACCGGCGTCCAGCCCGGCGGTTTCGAGCCGGTCGAAGCGACCGAGTGA
- a CDS encoding DUF4397 domain-containing protein gives MSRDTNSTTRRRVLLGIGAGTIAGLAGCGGNGGGGTETDTETETVTPTETATPTETETPAGTASVRVAHLSPNAPSVDVYVDGNAVLEDVAFGAVSQYLDVPAGEREVEITAAGDADALVFSGPVPVEADTDYTVAAAGEIGDDADQAFEPLVLEDDNSDPGGDTARVRVVHASPDAPAVDVTAASSGDALFDGVAYGESGYVEVPAGEYTLQVRGDTESNDGDVVATTDVDVAGGQVYTVFAAGYLSPDDEPADTPFQFVLAQDTGGGMSTEMASVRVAHLSPNAPNVDVYVDGDAALEDVAFSAVSGYLDVPAGTRTIEITAAGDADASVFEGDVPVEAGTDYTIAAIGEIGDDADQAFEPLVLEDDNSDPGGDTARLRAVHTSPDAPAVDITAEAGTTLFDGVEYGGFGYTEAPGGDYTVQVRGDTESNDGDVVADTDVSLAGGQVYTVFAAGYLTPDDEPADTPFQFVLAQDTGGGM, from the coding sequence ATGTCACGAGACACGAACTCCACCACACGACGACGGGTGCTTCTGGGAATCGGCGCCGGAACGATCGCCGGACTCGCCGGCTGCGGCGGCAACGGCGGCGGCGGGACCGAAACGGACACAGAGACGGAGACGGTCACGCCGACGGAGACCGCGACCCCGACCGAAACCGAGACTCCGGCCGGAACCGCGTCGGTCCGGGTGGCGCACCTGTCGCCGAACGCGCCGAGTGTGGACGTCTACGTCGACGGCAACGCTGTCCTCGAGGACGTCGCCTTCGGCGCAGTGAGCCAGTATCTGGACGTTCCCGCGGGCGAACGCGAGGTCGAGATCACCGCGGCGGGCGACGCCGACGCGTTGGTCTTCTCGGGGCCGGTCCCCGTCGAGGCCGACACGGACTACACGGTCGCGGCGGCCGGCGAGATCGGCGACGACGCCGATCAGGCGTTCGAGCCGCTGGTGCTGGAGGACGACAACTCCGATCCCGGCGGCGACACCGCCCGCGTCCGGGTCGTCCACGCCTCGCCCGACGCGCCCGCGGTCGACGTGACCGCCGCGTCCTCCGGCGACGCCCTGTTCGATGGCGTCGCGTACGGCGAATCCGGCTACGTCGAGGTCCCCGCTGGCGAGTACACCCTCCAGGTTCGCGGCGATACCGAGAGCAACGACGGCGACGTGGTCGCAACAACTGACGTGGACGTGGCGGGTGGCCAGGTGTACACGGTCTTCGCGGCGGGGTACCTCTCGCCGGACGACGAACCCGCCGACACCCCGTTCCAGTTCGTCCTCGCGCAGGACACCGGCGGCGGGATGAGCACCGAGATGGCGTCGGTACGAGTTGCGCACCTGTCCCCGAACGCCCCGAACGTGGACGTGTACGTCGACGGCGACGCGGCCCTCGAAGACGTGGCGTTCAGCGCCGTCTCCGGCTACCTCGACGTCCCGGCCGGCACCCGAACCATCGAGATCACCGCGGCGGGCGACGCCGACGCGTCGGTCTTCGAGGGCGACGTGCCCGTCGAGGCAGGGACGGATTACACGATCGCCGCGATCGGCGAGATCGGCGACGACGCCGATCAGGCGTTCGAGCCGCTGGTGCTGGAGGACGACAACTCCGATCCCGGCGGCGACACCGCGCGGCTCAGAGCCGTCCACACCTCGCCCGACGCGCCGGCCGTGGACATCACCGCCGAGGCCGGGACCACCCTGTTCGATGGGGTCGAGTACGGCGGCTTCGGCTACACGGAGGCCCCGGGCGGTGATTACACCGTCCAGGTTCGCGGCGACACCGAGAGCAACGACGGCGACGTAGTCGCCGACACCGACGTGAGCCTGGCGGGCGGCCAGGTGTATACGGTCTTCGCGGCGGGATACCTCACGCCGGACGACGAACCCGCCGACACCCCCTTCCAGTTCGTCCTCGCGCAGGACACCGGCGGGGGGATGTGA
- a CDS encoding DUF7563 family protein, translating into MPTCENCGSFVTAEYVRVFAPNGMDSPRVCPNCEDKVRDGADVREARATRH; encoded by the coding sequence ATGCCGACGTGTGAGAACTGCGGTTCGTTCGTCACCGCGGAGTACGTCCGGGTGTTTGCGCCGAACGGGATGGACAGTCCGCGGGTCTGCCCCAACTGCGAGGACAAGGTTCGAGACGGTGCCGACGTCCGCGAAGCGCGCGCGACCAGGCACTGA